The DNA segment TTCAGCAGTTGCTTCATAAAAAAACAATCCCGATTTACCTGCAACCACAGTCTCAAGCGCACCGCCACCCCCATAGGCTAAAACCGGTTTCCCGCAAGCCATAGCCTCAACAGGAGTGATCCCAAAATCCTCTAGTCCGGGAAAAACGAAAGCGTAGCAGTTCTGCATCAACTGCGTGACTTCATCATCTGAGACACGGCCTCTAAATTGTACAGTAGGACCCGCCAACGATCTAAGGCGCGCTTCATCGGGAC comes from the Opitutales bacterium genome and includes:
- a CDS encoding glycosyltransferase, with translation PDEARLRSLAGPTVQFRGRVSDDEVTQLMQNCYAFVFPGLEDFGITPVEAMACGKPVLAYGGGGALETVVAGKSGLFFYEATAESLAAAISEFEKQTWIPSEIRQAAEGFSEEIFLEKMVGYIEQEIGLDLSRQRQP